The following coding sequences lie in one candidate division WOR-3 bacterium genomic window:
- a CDS encoding LptA/OstA family protein, with translation MIFLISLLAVTPFKADRVEILNQSGERIVYLLGNVEIEQEKTIIQCLEAQLNETRGYVFLKDNVFIKDENGEIKANSAIYFFDKKFSVLTGDVKLISENEIISADSLEYEGEKRIVRMFKNVMLEDTKNKVISHGEEGFYDLNAEIGSLKEESRIKISRADKMPITILAREFLLKNKENLCFGYDSVVVFIDSITIYCDTLSYDFKKETGYMIRPSVFEKNNELKGINGEFGLSNKNVDYFKVSSGIASYWTNEGSHNVIEGESINILFQEGRAFRVKVEGNPKGKLYLKGQKENAGD, from the coding sequence ATGATATTTTTAATTTCACTTTTGGCAGTTACACCATTCAAGGCAGACCGGGTTGAGATTTTGAATCAAAGTGGGGAAAGAATAGTCTATTTACTGGGTAATGTTGAAATTGAGCAAGAAAAAACAATAATTCAATGTCTTGAGGCACAATTAAATGAAACCAGGGGTTATGTTTTTTTAAAAGATAATGTTTTCATAAAAGATGAAAATGGAGAAATAAAAGCAAATAGTGCAATCTATTTTTTTGATAAAAAATTCAGTGTACTCACTGGTGATGTAAAACTAATCTCAGAAAATGAGATAATCTCTGCGGATTCCTTAGAATACGAAGGCGAAAAACGGATTGTAAGAATGTTTAAAAACGTTATGCTGGAAGACACAAAAAACAAAGTTATCTCCCATGGCGAAGAAGGTTTTTATGATTTAAATGCAGAGATTGGAAGTCTTAAAGAAGAGTCAAGAATCAAAATTAGTAGAGCAGATAAAATGCCAATCACTATCTTGGCAAGAGAATTTTTGTTGAAGAACAAAGAAAACCTTTGTTTTGGATATGATTCAGTTGTTGTATTTATTGATAGCATAACAATTTATTGTGATACATTATCCTATGATTTTAAAAAAGAAACAGGATATATGATCAGACCGTCGGTCTTTGAAAAGAATAATGAATTAAAAGGCATCAATGGAGAATTTGGCTTGAGCAATAAAAATGTTGATTATTTCAAGGTCTCCTCAGGGATTGCCAGTTACTGGACGAATGAAGGCTCACACAATGTAATTGAAGGAGAAAGTATAAATATTCTTTTTCAAGAAGGCAGGGCATTCAGGGTTAAAGTAGAAGGAAATCCTAAGGGGAAGCTTTACTTAAAGGGGCAAAAAGAAAATGCTGGAGACTAA
- a CDS encoding CTP synthase, which produces MDTKYIFVTGGVVSSLGKGVATASIGLLLKSYGLKVTLQKIDPYINVDPGTMNPYQHGEVFVTADGAECDLDLGHYERFLDEHLTRENNITTGQVYFSVITKERRGEYLGKTVQVVPHITDEIKTRIKKLATQNKVDVVITEIGGTVGDIESQPFLEAARQMRIDLGRNNVLYIHLTLVPFIKTTREFKTKPTQHSVRTLLSMGIQPDILLCRSDSWLGEEERRKISLFCNVPTNAVIDAVDVECIYEIPLIFHQQKLDRLILDYLGLERKEYDLTEWQIFVEKAKNPLKTVEIAICGKYVELRDAYKSIIEALYHAAVANDARLKIKWVDTDRIDDVTLSNTLAYVDGILIPGGFGMRGVEGKVRVVKYARENKKPFFGICLGMQCMVIEFARNVCNLKGANSTEFDDKTDYPVIDLLPEQKKIKDMGGTMRLGNWPCQIEPKTLAHKIYKKELIEERHRHRYEVNPKFFKILNEKGLVFSGKSPDGRLVEIAEIKDHPFFIGTQFHPEFTSRPLLPNPIFYHFIETSLKNK; this is translated from the coding sequence ATGGATACAAAATATATATTCGTCACAGGAGGTGTTGTTTCGTCGCTGGGTAAAGGCGTCGCAACTGCATCTATTGGATTGCTATTGAAATCATACGGGCTCAAAGTAACACTCCAGAAAATAGATCCTTATATAAATGTTGATCCGGGCACAATGAATCCTTATCAACATGGTGAAGTATTCGTTACTGCTGATGGTGCAGAGTGCGACCTTGATTTAGGACACTACGAAAGATTTTTAGACGAACATCTAACCCGTGAAAACAACATAACAACAGGACAGGTATATTTTTCAGTTATCACTAAAGAGAGACGTGGAGAATATCTGGGAAAAACGGTTCAGGTGGTTCCACACATAACTGACGAAATAAAAACAAGGATTAAAAAACTTGCCACCCAGAATAAGGTTGATGTTGTCATAACAGAGATTGGGGGCACGGTTGGCGATATTGAAAGTCAACCATTTCTTGAAGCAGCAAGACAGATGAGGATTGACCTCGGCAGAAACAATGTCTTATATATTCATTTAACATTAGTCCCTTTTATAAAAACTACCCGCGAATTCAAAACCAAACCAACCCAGCATTCTGTTAGAACTTTATTATCTATGGGTATTCAGCCTGACATCCTATTATGTAGAAGTGATTCCTGGTTAGGAGAAGAAGAAAGACGAAAAATATCTTTATTCTGCAATGTTCCAACAAATGCAGTGATTGATGCGGTTGATGTAGAATGCATATATGAAATTCCATTAATATTTCATCAACAGAAACTTGACCGCCTGATACTTGATTATCTGGGACTGGAAAGAAAAGAATATGACCTCACTGAATGGCAGATATTTGTGGAGAAGGCAAAAAATCCTCTCAAAACCGTGGAAATAGCAATATGCGGTAAATATGTAGAATTAAGAGATGCCTATAAAAGCATTATTGAAGCCCTATATCATGCTGCGGTCGCAAATGATGCAAGACTGAAGATCAAATGGGTAGATACAGACAGAATTGATGATGTAACACTTTCCAATACACTTGCTTATGTTGATGGAATCCTTATCCCGGGCGGTTTTGGTATGAGAGGAGTTGAAGGTAAGGTAAGGGTTGTTAAATACGCAAGAGAGAATAAAAAACCATTTTTTGGGATCTGTCTGGGCATGCAGTGTATGGTTATTGAATTCGCAAGGAATGTCTGTAACTTAAAAGGTGCAAACTCAACCGAGTTTGACGACAAGACGGATTATCCGGTCATTGACCTTTTGCCTGAACAAAAAAAGATAAAAGATATGGGTGGAACGATGCGTTTAGGAAACTGGCCCTGTCAGATTGAACCAAAGACACTCGCCCACAAGATATACAAAAAAGAACTCATTGAAGAAAGACACAGACACCGATATGAAGTAAATCCTAAATTTTTCAAAATCCTTAATGAAAAAGGGCTTGTTTTCTCTGGTAAATCACCTGATGGCAGACTGGTGGAGATCGCTGAGATAAAAGACCATCCATTCTTCATTGGGACACAATTCCATCCGGAATTCACTTCAAGGCCACTTTTGCCCAATCCCATCTTTTATCATTTTATTGAAACTTCATTGAAAAATAAGTAA
- the lptC gene encoding LPS export ABC transporter periplasmic protein LptC has protein sequence MKRIFIFLLFIFLGCEEETIKENIEKHIPRITLENFTLIETSEGKKKWNLTALSAYVYEEVINVESVKIKFFNEQENEYAWLKGNRGQLNIKNHNIIVRDSVLLITEDSTELYTDSLFWQNDLQIIITDARVKIIKKDSTVIEGNGLKTTPDLEKIEIIGDIKGVSPIKFPKIK, from the coding sequence ATGAAAAGAATCTTTATCTTTTTGCTATTTATTTTTCTTGGCTGTGAAGAAGAAACCATCAAAGAAAATATAGAAAAACATATTCCTCGTATAACACTTGAGAATTTTACACTTATTGAAACATCCGAGGGAAAGAAAAAATGGAATCTCACTGCATTATCAGCCTATGTCTATGAAGAGGTAATAAATGTGGAAAGTGTTAAAATAAAATTCTTTAACGAACAGGAAAATGAATATGCCTGGCTAAAAGGCAACAGAGGGCAACTGAATATTAAAAACCACAATATCATTGTGCGTGACAGTGTACTTTTGATAACTGAAGATTCCACCGAACTTTATACTGATTCGTTATTCTGGCAAAATGACCTTCAGATAATTATTACCGATGCAAGGGTAAAGATTATAAAAAAAGATAGTACGGTGATTGAAGGAAATGGGTTAAAGACAACCCCGGATTTAGAAAAGATTGAGATCATCGGTGACATTAAGGGTGTTTCACCGATTAAATTTCCTAAGATAAAATGA